The archaeon BMS3Bbin15 genome window below encodes:
- a CDS encoding putative DNA ligase-like protein/MT0965 yields MNSSKNYEPEEKKNIFVVQEHHARRLHYDFRLSIDNVLKSWAVPRPPPVEHGVRRLAIQTEDHPMEYAGFEGVIPEGKYGAGEVKIWDRGSCEIESIKEEKIVFHLRGRKLRGRYVLLRFRKGGENAWLLFKAGEKKNKK; encoded by the coding sequence ATGAACTCATCAAAAAATTATGAGCCAGAAGAAAAGAAGAATATCTTTGTTGTGCAGGAGCATCATGCGAGAAGACTCCACTATGACTTTCGTCTGTCAATAGATAATGTGCTAAAAAGCTGGGCTGTTCCCAGACCCCCACCTGTTGAGCATGGTGTGCGCAGGCTGGCAATTCAGACAGAGGACCATCCCATGGAATATGCAGGTTTTGAGGGTGTGATTCCAGAAGGTAAATACGGTGCGGGAGAAGTAAAGATATGGGATAGAGGGAGTTGTGAAATTGAAAGTATAAAAGAGGAGAAGATAGTCTTCCATCTCAGGGGTAGGAAGCTTCGGGGCCGCTATGTACTGCTGCGTTTCAGGAAGGGGGGAGAGAATGCCTGGCTCTTATTCAAGGCAGGAGAAAAGAAAAATAAAAAATAG